In the genome of Falsirhodobacter halotolerans, one region contains:
- a CDS encoding acyl-CoA dehydrogenase family protein codes for MPHSIPATMARLTALPADGADGPSGPSLVGALRDGGALAWAAGMAHEPSDPLALAEALAAIGAESLSAGRLFEGHVNALKLIRLYGDGADLDAARRGALFGIWGADGPNPVRICGDHLHGTKLFASGADMVDRIIVTARTEAGPQLLLLRREMLRDRLFPEEWQVSGMCATASGRCDLDGVPLDQATPLGVPGDYLQEPYFHGGVWRYAAVQMGAMRRLTQATIRQLRARGQTEAPLQALRLRYMLTACETARLWVQRAAIRCEAAAAMPEAADDAILARLVVADLAEEVLRHMDHALGAASFLRGHEVERIRRDLGFYLRQANPDGLSQTAIQRLVSDPARLDGWLS; via the coding sequence ATGCCGCATAGCATCCCCGCCACAATGGCGCGTCTGACCGCCCTACCCGCCGACGGGGCCGACGGACCTTCCGGCCCGTCGCTGGTGGGCGCGTTGCGCGACGGGGGGGCCTTGGCGTGGGCGGCGGGTATGGCGCATGAACCCTCCGACCCCCTCGCCTTGGCCGAGGCGCTGGCCGCCATCGGGGCTGAAAGCCTGTCCGCTGGTCGTTTGTTTGAAGGCCATGTCAACGCGCTGAAACTGATCCGGCTGTATGGCGACGGGGCCGATCTGGACGCGGCCCGTCGCGGCGCATTGTTCGGCATCTGGGGCGCGGACGGGCCAAATCCGGTGCGGATATGTGGCGACCACCTGCACGGCACGAAATTGTTCGCCAGCGGGGCCGACATGGTGGACCGGATCATCGTCACCGCCCGAACCGAGGCTGGCCCTCAACTTTTGCTTCTTCGGCGCGAAATGCTAAGGGATCGGCTGTTCCCCGAGGAATGGCAGGTGTCGGGCATGTGCGCCACCGCCTCGGGACGCTGCGATCTGGACGGGGTTCCGCTGGATCAGGCCACCCCCCTCGGCGTCCCCGGCGATTACCTGCAAGAGCCGTATTTCCACGGTGGGGTCTGGCGTTATGCCGCCGTCCAGATGGGGGCGATGCGGCGGTTGACGCAGGCCACAATCCGGCAGCTTCGGGCGCGGGGCCAGACCGAGGCTCCGCTGCAAGCCCTTCGCCTGCGCTACATGCTGACCGCCTGCGAAACCGCCCGCCTGTGGGTTCAGCGCGCGGCCATCCGCTGCGAAGCCGCTGCGGCCATGCCGGAGGCGGCGGACGATGCGATCCTTGCGCGGCTGGTGGTCGCGGATCTGGCCGAGGAGGTGCTGCGCCACATGGACCACGCCTTAGGTGCTGCGTCGTTCCTGCGGGGGCACGAGGTGGAACGTATCCGCCGCGATCTCGGCTTCTATCTGCGGCAGGCCAATCCCGACGGGCTGTCGCAGACGGCGATCCAACGTCTGGTGTCGGACCCCGCACGGTTGGACGGGTGGCTGTCATGA
- a CDS encoding PIG-L deacetylase family protein: MTATLDDLLAGRTSITVIAPHPDDETLGCGRLLADARAAGIACTVVCVTDGARSHPNSRRYPPEKLAALRRAELEMAVQKLGSGIGVDHLGYPDCAAPQDGPAVDRICLLMAPATLLLSPWRGDPHVDHQSCATLAAHVTKRMGCRHLAYPIWGRVRPVASPPTDILRYHGSAEAAARKRDALACHCSQMTGLIDDDPEGFVMDADLQAMFLTEPELFHAP, from the coding sequence ATGACCGCGACGCTGGACGATCTTCTGGCGGGCCGGACCTCCATCACCGTGATCGCGCCGCATCCCGATGACGAAACGCTGGGCTGCGGTCGGTTGCTGGCGGATGCGCGGGCCGCCGGTATTGCCTGCACCGTGGTGTGCGTGACCGACGGGGCGCGGTCGCATCCGAACTCCCGCCGCTATCCGCCCGAAAAGCTGGCGGCTCTGCGGCGGGCGGAACTGGAGATGGCGGTGCAGAAGCTCGGCTCGGGCATCGGGGTCGATCATCTCGGCTATCCCGATTGCGCGGCCCCGCAGGACGGTCCCGCCGTGGATCGCATATGCTTGCTTATGGCCCCCGCCACGCTCCTGCTGTCGCCGTGGAGGGGCGATCCGCATGTCGATCATCAAAGCTGCGCCACGCTTGCCGCCCATGTGACAAAGCGCATGGGCTGCCGCCACTTGGCCTATCCCATCTGGGGGCGGGTGCGCCCTGTGGCCTCGCCGCCGACGGACATCCTCCGCTATCACGGCAGCGCCGAAGCCGCCGCCCGCAAGCGCGACGCTTTGGCCTGCCATTGCAGCCAGATGACCGGCCTGATCGACGACGACCCCGAAGGGTTCGTCATGGATGCCGATCTGCAGGCCATGTTCCTGACCGAACCGGAGCTGTTCCATGCCCCGTGA
- a CDS encoding IS5 family transposase (programmed frameshift), giving the protein METSLARDLMSDEEWAFFERFILAVRAPNGRKSTNHRLVLDGIFWIARTGAPWRNLPGGFGKWSSVYRQFRRWTLTGLWEDIMEALNQSGAVPSALQMIDSTVIRAHHQAAGAKRGTPRQGFGRSRGGFTTKIHLLVNAHGLPMRAEITPGQTSDYLGFDLVMADNLPRPSVLLADRGYDADKIRDGMEARNVLPVIPMRKSRKKRIGVDRSMYRLRNLVERCFNKLKNARRVATRYDKTAESFLGFIDITSIRLWIRHLST; this is encoded by the exons ATGGAGACCAGCTTGGCACGAGACCTTATGTCGGACGAGGAATGGGCGTTCTTTGAGCGTTTCATCCTCGCCGTCCGCGCTCCGAACGGGCGTAAATCCACCAACCACCGCCTCGTTCTTGATGGGATTTTCTGGATTGCCCGAACCGGGGCGCCATGGCGTAATCTTCCCGGGGGGTTCGGGAAGTGGTCGAGCGTCTATCGGCAATTCCGGCGCTGGACGTTGACCGGGCTCTGGGAGGACATCATGGAGGCACTGAACCAGAGCGGAGCTGTGCCAAGCGCCCTGCAGATGATCGACAGCACCGTGATCCGCGCCCACCATCAGGCAGCGGGCGCTA AAAGGGGGACTCCACGACAAGGTTTCGGCCGTTCTCGAGGTGGCTTTACGACCAAGATCCACCTCCTCGTCAATGCACACGGGCTTCCCATGAGGGCAGAGATCACGCCAGGCCAGACGTCGGATTATCTCGGCTTCGATCTGGTGATGGCGGATAATCTGCCCCGCCCGAGCGTGCTGCTTGCGGATCGCGGCTACGATGCAGATAAGATCAGAGACGGCATGGAAGCGCGCAACGTCCTGCCCGTGATCCCGATGCGCAAGTCCCGCAAGAAGCGGATTGGTGTCGATCGCTCGATGTATCGCCTGAGGAACCTGGTCGAACGCTGCTTCAACAAGCTCAAAAACGCCAGGCGTGTCGCGACCCGCTACGACAAGACGGCGGAAAGCTTCCTCGGCTTCATTGACATCACGTCGATCCGTCTCTGGATCCGCCATTTGTCAACATGA
- the ligD gene encoding DNA ligase D, which produces MDALRTYRSKRDFARTTEPQGGTGRGLALRYSVQMHDATRLHWDLRLEWEGVLLSWAVTRGPSTNPADKRLAVRTEDHPLDYLTWEGTIPKGQYGAGTVMLWDLGWWQPLHDVAEGLAQGRLHFRLHGQRATGGWSLVRMKGKPADRGRENWLMIKERDADAGRHLQFDRSVSSHRTVAQIAEGAPPQALPSRKAPVPKFRAPQLAQLVGTPPEGDGWWHEVKHDGYRAQIAIGKGGVVIRTRSGQDWTKRFAELAPVLARLSCDSALIDGEIVAGAGLQGFSALQAAIKSGGPFLFYAFDLLALDGMDMSGHPLTDRRRALENLFADVAPQGFVRLSPLINLDGDAARDAVCAAGGEGIISKRRAAPYRGGRSSDWQKTKCTHRAEFVIVGYQPSEKRGRALSSLLLATMEAGELRYRGKVGTGFNAAMQDEMLAAFIPRRKPPLQTSVAAKWVEPRLVAEIAYAERTADGLLRHARFVGLREDKPPKEVAMDPATEVGLKQSDRPQIAGIGISNANRVVFLKPKMTKLDLARYYEAMADRILPTLADRPCSLLRLPEGLEGERFFQKHAGKGFPTSVRHVNIDNEPYIRITDAAGLVGAVQMGTVEFHPWGARSDRLDRPERMVFDLDPDEGLGFATTRRGALEVREVLESVGLASWPMLSGGKGIHVIVPLRRTVGWDTVRTLSQLIATLMSDRAPDRFTATMSKAKRRGRIFIDWLRNERGATAIAPFSVRARPGAPVAVPVTWDELPRLRRADAFGMKAALDRNWPDLPKPSTISSAILARLIQ; this is translated from the coding sequence ATGGACGCTCTTCGCACCTACCGTTCCAAGCGGGATTTTGCCCGAACGACCGAGCCGCAAGGGGGGACGGGACGTGGACTGGCCTTGCGATATTCGGTGCAGATGCATGACGCCACACGCCTGCACTGGGACCTGCGTCTGGAGTGGGAGGGGGTTCTGCTGTCTTGGGCTGTCACTCGGGGGCCATCGACAAATCCCGCCGACAAACGTTTGGCGGTTCGGACGGAAGATCATCCCCTCGATTATCTGACATGGGAAGGGACGATCCCGAAGGGCCAATATGGCGCCGGCACGGTCATGTTGTGGGATCTGGGGTGGTGGCAGCCGCTGCATGATGTGGCCGAGGGCTTGGCTCAAGGCCGATTGCATTTCCGGCTGCATGGGCAAAGGGCGACGGGCGGGTGGTCGCTTGTGCGCATGAAGGGCAAGCCTGCGGATCGCGGTCGGGAAAACTGGCTGATGATAAAGGAGCGGGACGCCGATGCCGGTCGCCACCTGCAATTTGACCGCAGCGTCTCCAGCCACCGCACCGTGGCGCAGATTGCCGAAGGGGCGCCGCCGCAGGCTTTGCCATCGCGCAAAGCCCCTGTCCCGAAGTTTCGCGCGCCGCAACTGGCGCAGCTGGTCGGCACCCCTCCGGAGGGCGATGGCTGGTGGCATGAGGTCAAGCACGACGGCTATCGCGCGCAGATCGCGATTGGCAAAGGCGGGGTCGTCATCCGGACGCGGTCCGGGCAGGACTGGACAAAGCGGTTTGCCGAGCTCGCGCCGGTTTTGGCGCGGCTGTCCTGCGACAGCGCCCTGATCGACGGCGAGATCGTGGCAGGGGCGGGGCTTCAGGGGTTTTCGGCCTTGCAGGCGGCCATCAAATCGGGCGGACCTTTCCTGTTCTACGCATTCGACCTGCTGGCGTTGGACGGAATGGACATGTCCGGCCATCCCCTGACCGACCGTCGCCGAGCACTGGAAAACCTGTTCGCCGATGTCGCACCGCAGGGGTTTGTGCGCCTGTCGCCGCTGATCAACCTCGACGGCGACGCCGCGCGGGACGCGGTCTGCGCGGCGGGAGGTGAAGGGATCATCTCCAAACGTCGCGCCGCCCCTTATCGCGGCGGGCGATCATCAGATTGGCAAAAGACGAAATGCACCCATCGGGCCGAGTTCGTGATCGTCGGGTATCAGCCGTCCGAAAAACGCGGTCGGGCGCTTTCGTCTTTGCTGCTGGCAACAATGGAGGCCGGCGAACTGCGGTATCGGGGCAAGGTGGGAACCGGGTTCAACGCCGCCATGCAAGATGAAATGCTCGCGGCCTTCATCCCGCGCCGCAAGCCACCCTTGCAGACGTCGGTGGCGGCGAAATGGGTGGAGCCTCGTCTGGTAGCCGAAATCGCCTATGCCGAACGCACGGCCGACGGTCTTCTGCGGCATGCACGGTTCGTTGGGCTGCGCGAAGACAAGCCACCGAAAGAGGTGGCGATGGACCCCGCCACGGAGGTGGGCCTGAAGCAAAGCGACCGCCCCCAAATTGCAGGGATCGGTATCAGCAACGCCAACCGCGTGGTGTTCCTCAAACCGAAAATGACCAAGCTCGATCTGGCCCGATACTATGAGGCGATGGCCGACCGCATCCTTCCGACATTGGCGGATCGCCCGTGCTCTCTCTTGCGACTGCCCGAGGGACTGGAGGGCGAACGCTTCTTTCAGAAACATGCGGGCAAAGGATTTCCCACATCGGTGCGCCACGTCAATATCGACAACGAGCCGTATATCCGCATCACGGACGCGGCCGGACTCGTGGGGGCCGTGCAGATGGGCACGGTGGAGTTTCACCCATGGGGGGCGCGGTCCGATCGCTTGGACCGTCCGGAACGGATGGTCTTCGATCTGGACCCGGACGAGGGGCTGGGCTTTGCAACCACCCGACGCGGGGCTCTGGAGGTGCGAGAGGTTCTGGAAAGCGTTGGCCTTGCGTCATGGCCGATGTTGTCTGGCGGAAAAGGCATCCATGTGATTGTTCCTCTGCGTCGCACCGTCGGCTGGGACACGGTTAGAACCCTGTCGCAGCTGATCGCGACCCTCATGTCCGACCGCGCTCCCGATCGCTTCACCGCCACGATGTCAAAGGCCAAACGCAGGGGCCGCATATTCATCGACTGGTTGCGCAATGAACGAGGGGCCACCGCAATCGCCCCTTTCTCCGTGCGCGCCCGACCCGGTGCCCCTGTGGCGGTGCCGGTGACGTGGGACGAACTTCCCCGTCTTCGTCGTGCGGATGCCTTCGGGATGAAAGCAGCTTTGGATCGCAACTGGCCTGACCTGCCAAAGCCTTCGACGATCAGCAGCGCGATTTTAGCCCGGTTGATACAGTGA
- a CDS encoding manganese catalase family protein gives MFLRVDKLQIDLPPPKRQDPNAAAALQELLGGKYGEMSTLGNYMFQSFNFRSKSKLRPFYSLVAAITAEEIGHVELVSNGVAMLANGPDSSNDDSTNGGDISGAPYDAMKDARLAGAFYSAGGGAMPVNSNGQSWNNDFVTTTGNVIVDLLHNFHLECGARLHKLRVYESLVDPTGREVCGYLLVRGSVHAHAYALALKKLTGVDLDKFLPTPNIPLGNIPECQKYLGEGAHRRLYTFSPDDYQEIRGIWGNGEVALPDDPPGGLEVVDGAPEGGKIHDLTGIPSAFTPDYAPEEMFEIAEKLYKKSR, from the coding sequence ATGTTCCTACGTGTCGACAAGCTTCAAATCGATCTGCCCCCGCCCAAGCGCCAGGACCCCAACGCCGCCGCCGCTCTGCAGGAACTGCTGGGGGGAAAATACGGCGAGATGTCCACCCTCGGGAACTATATGTTCCAGAGCTTCAACTTCCGCAGCAAAAGCAAGTTGCGGCCGTTCTATAGCCTTGTCGCGGCCATCACCGCCGAGGAAATCGGCCATGTGGAACTCGTCAGCAACGGCGTCGCCATGCTGGCCAACGGCCCCGACAGCAGCAATGATGATAGCACCAACGGCGGTGACATCTCCGGTGCGCCATATGACGCGATGAAGGATGCGCGGCTGGCGGGCGCGTTTTATTCCGCCGGCGGCGGGGCCATGCCCGTCAACAGCAACGGCCAGTCGTGGAACAACGATTTCGTCACCACGACCGGCAACGTGATCGTCGATCTTCTGCACAACTTCCATCTGGAATGCGGCGCACGGCTGCACAAGCTGCGCGTCTATGAAAGCCTTGTAGATCCGACGGGGCGCGAGGTCTGCGGTTATCTTCTGGTGCGCGGCTCGGTTCATGCCCACGCCTATGCACTGGCGTTGAAAAAGCTGACGGGCGTCGATCTGGACAAGTTCCTGCCCACGCCGAACATTCCTTTGGGCAACATTCCCGAATGCCAGAAATATCTGGGAGAGGGCGCGCATCGCCGGCTCTATACCTTCAGCCCGGATGATTATCAGGAAATCCGCGGCATCTGGGGCAATGGCGAAGTGGCCTTGCCCGACGATCCCCCGGGAGGGCTGGAGGTTGTGGACGGCGCACCGGAGGGCGGGAAGATCCATGATCTGACCGGCATACCCTCGGCCTTCACCCCGGACTATGCGCCGGAGGAGATGTTCGAGATTGCCGAAAAACTCTACAAAAAGTCCCGCTGA
- a CDS encoding Ku protein has product MASRAVWTGQLRISLVSIGVEVHPATKSGARVAFRQIHRPTGKPVRYQKTVAGVGRVKTEDILKGYETSKDEYLLLDPAEIDDIRLETKKTFELVQFVDASEISPLYYDKPYYVVPTDDLAEDAYRVVRDAMRKAGKVGLGQLTMRGREYLCSIRPCGDGLLMETLHYADEIRSADPLFSGIEDGPADKELLAVATQLIERKSAPFDAAAFIDHYDKALRALIAAKRKNRKTPRAMTGDEDAKAKGGNVVDLMEALKQSLGSTGSGRNKPSSKTAKAKRSA; this is encoded by the coding sequence ATGGCATCGCGTGCGGTGTGGACGGGTCAGCTTCGGATCTCCCTCGTGTCGATCGGGGTAGAGGTGCATCCGGCGACGAAATCCGGGGCGCGGGTCGCATTTCGGCAGATCCACCGGCCCACCGGAAAGCCCGTCCGGTATCAGAAGACGGTGGCGGGTGTCGGGCGGGTAAAAACCGAGGATATCCTCAAAGGTTACGAGACAAGCAAGGACGAATACCTGCTGCTTGATCCGGCGGAAATCGACGATATTCGACTGGAAACCAAGAAGACGTTCGAGCTCGTGCAGTTCGTCGACGCGTCCGAGATTTCGCCGCTGTATTACGACAAACCCTATTACGTCGTGCCGACCGACGATCTGGCCGAGGATGCCTACCGCGTTGTGCGCGATGCCATGCGCAAGGCGGGAAAGGTGGGTCTGGGGCAGTTGACGATGCGCGGGCGGGAATATCTGTGCTCCATCCGGCCTTGCGGCGACGGGCTGCTGATGGAGACATTGCATTACGCCGACGAAATTCGGTCGGCCGATCCGCTGTTTTCCGGCATCGAAGACGGGCCTGCGGACAAGGAACTGTTGGCCGTGGCGACACAGCTTATCGAACGAAAATCCGCTCCGTTCGACGCGGCGGCCTTCATAGACCACTATGATAAAGCCTTGCGCGCCTTGATCGCCGCCAAGCGCAAAAACCGCAAAACCCCACGCGCCATGACCGGGGATGAGGACGCGAAGGCCAAAGGCGGCAATGTGGTCGATCTGATGGAAGCGCTGAAGCAGAGCCTTGGGTCTACCGGGAGCGGTCGGAACAAACCGTCTTCCAAGACCGCCAAGGCGAAACGATCCGCCTGA
- a CDS encoding AAA family ATPase → MPRPSITTTPRPDWDTLATRIIAQLRAYHTDPQRPADPEDEGTDGDENKPWPIPAVRPPLESLLAHADAARLPPGMAEDIRAEGGDPVATNADGGDRPAVRVPVTHLLMAARLAATFRTPEALEQALSPRTITVLSVPELRDVEVVGRVLRRGIVDKARPIIRTLTTRAPAGPELMLLQPEITDGEMARNGPARFARAVGAALAVDRTLLILMPGAAPLPGALLRLLPRPVPVVPLDADMLICALRHSHSATGRIDMDAVRAVLPEDRVLRALEPPELHAAFRARTARAVAERLAEIGAATLRSRAADIPGSGPAVEAARGLLADLRAWQADETAWSEIPRSLLLYGPPGVGKTYLAHQVAEVAGIPLIQGSLAEWQASGHLGDMLRAMRETFATARRKAPCVLFLDELDAVGSRSDEERHNSNYRNQVINGLLQEIDGVLRCAGTLLIGATNLPDRIDPALVRPGRFDLRVEMPLPGPDLLLFVLSQHLEGRLPEATLRTLARRAVGQTSAAVDAGVRTALATVRRAGRDISEDDIVRALDLHADRTEIDRRVAIHECGHAIVATALGGSTITRLAIGPGGGEAARTRHPAVGLRSEFDGELAVHLAGRAAEALVLGDVSAGAGGGPESDLAQATLLATGVHAQLGIGWQGPLWSETPQAALRDPEVRDRVRRDLMAAEVHAGRILADQQDLLIRMADALCEVRRLTGADLDAWLAQVPEVER, encoded by the coding sequence ATGCCCAGACCTTCGATCACCACCACCCCGCGTCCCGACTGGGACACCCTCGCCACGCGCATCATCGCCCAGCTTCGCGCCTATCACACCGATCCGCAGCGCCCCGCCGATCCGGAGGACGAGGGCACGGACGGTGACGAAAACAAACCCTGGCCGATCCCCGCAGTCCGGCCGCCGCTGGAGAGCCTCCTGGCCCATGCGGATGCCGCGCGGCTGCCTCCCGGGATGGCGGAGGACATCCGCGCCGAGGGCGGGGATCCGGTCGCGACGAACGCCGATGGCGGCGATCGTCCCGCCGTCCGGGTGCCGGTGACGCATCTCCTGATGGCGGCCCGGCTGGCCGCGACGTTCCGGACTCCGGAGGCGCTGGAGCAGGCGCTGTCTCCCAGAACGATCACCGTGCTCTCGGTTCCGGAGCTTCGCGATGTCGAGGTCGTGGGGCGCGTCCTGCGGCGCGGGATCGTGGACAAGGCCCGTCCGATCATCCGGACCCTCACCACCCGCGCGCCCGCCGGCCCGGAACTGATGCTGCTGCAGCCGGAGATCACCGACGGCGAGATGGCCCGCAATGGTCCCGCTCGGTTCGCCCGCGCCGTCGGCGCGGCACTGGCTGTCGACCGGACCCTTCTGATCCTCATGCCCGGCGCGGCGCCGCTTCCCGGCGCGCTCCTCCGGCTGCTGCCCCGTCCGGTCCCGGTGGTGCCGCTGGATGCCGACATGCTGATCTGCGCGCTGCGGCATTCGCATTCCGCCACAGGGCGCATCGACATGGATGCGGTGCGGGCCGTCCTCCCGGAGGATCGCGTGCTGCGGGCGCTTGAGCCTCCGGAGCTTCACGCGGCCTTCCGCGCGCGCACCGCGCGGGCGGTGGCCGAACGCCTGGCGGAGATCGGGGCCGCAACCCTCCGAAGCCGGGCCGCCGACATTCCGGGAAGCGGTCCCGCCGTGGAGGCGGCGCGCGGCCTGCTGGCCGACCTCCGGGCGTGGCAGGCGGATGAGACGGCGTGGTCCGAGATTCCGCGTTCGCTCCTTCTGTATGGCCCACCGGGCGTGGGCAAAACGTATCTCGCGCATCAGGTGGCCGAGGTTGCGGGGATCCCGCTGATCCAGGGCAGCCTCGCCGAGTGGCAGGCCAGCGGCCACCTGGGCGACATGTTGCGCGCGATGCGCGAGACGTTCGCGACTGCGCGTCGAAAGGCCCCTTGCGTGTTGTTCCTCGACGAGCTCGACGCCGTCGGGTCCCGGTCCGACGAAGAACGTCACAACAGCAACTACCGCAATCAGGTGATCAACGGTCTCCTGCAGGAGATCGACGGAGTGCTGCGCTGCGCGGGCACCCTCCTGATCGGCGCGACCAATCTTCCGGATCGGATCGATCCGGCGCTGGTCCGTCCGGGGCGGTTCGATCTGCGGGTCGAAATGCCGCTCCCGGGGCCGGACCTGCTTCTGTTCGTCCTGTCGCAGCATCTGGAGGGGCGGCTTCCGGAGGCGACGCTCCGAACCCTCGCCCGCCGGGCGGTTGGTCAAACGTCTGCCGCGGTCGATGCCGGGGTGCGGACGGCGCTGGCGACTGTCCGGAGAGCAGGCCGCGACATCTCGGAAGACGACATCGTGCGCGCCCTCGATCTCCATGCCGACAGGACCGAGATCGACCGCCGCGTGGCGATCCACGAATGCGGGCACGCGATCGTGGCGACGGCCCTTGGCGGCAGCACGATCACCCGTCTTGCGATCGGCCCCGGAGGCGGTGAGGCGGCCCGAACGCGGCATCCGGCTGTTGGCCTCCGGTCGGAGTTCGACGGGGAACTGGCGGTGCATCTAGCGGGCCGTGCCGCCGAGGCACTGGTTCTCGGTGATGTCTCCGCCGGCGCCGGGGGCGGTCCGGAGTCCGATTTGGCGCAAGCTACGCTTCTTGCCACCGGAGTCCACGCTCAGCTCGGCATCGGCTGGCAGGGGCCGCTCTGGTCCGAGACGCCGCAGGCCGCCCTGCGCGATCCGGAGGTCCGCGACCGCGTTCGGCGCGATCTGATGGCGGCTGAGGTTCACGCCGGACGCATTCTCGCCGACCAGCAGGACCTGCTCATCCGGATGGCGGACGCCTTGTGCGAGGTGCGGCGCTTGACGGGGGCGGATCTGGACGCGTGGCTGGCGCAGGTGCCGGAGGTGGAAAGATGA
- a CDS encoding GIY-YIG nuclease family protein, with protein sequence MARSKGFDLRARVRDRYHVALACHRCGGQTVHRLHTLMTARPACQACMEAAWTETARRANISFLGRDPDRRHYARYRLRCGHETTRQVGLIERVARGETGLRCATCLTARRAATAGIRGWTLLGPADERGPNYRRYRHECGHEQEIAVINLENARVGCAACNPGWCAAPSWIYLIRIALPDSRRWIKLGYSRYPDSRIFQALPRDRRVQIEIVTLVPTPTGHDAVREETRMHSDLRKAFPETVIPTETFAPWLTVRSEVYEAHLEPEIRSRLEALAARKKPA encoded by the coding sequence ATGGCGCGCAGCAAGGGGTTCGACCTCCGGGCCCGCGTCAGGGACCGCTACCATGTCGCGCTCGCCTGCCACCGCTGCGGCGGGCAGACGGTGCACCGCCTCCACACGCTGATGACGGCGCGCCCGGCATGTCAGGCCTGCATGGAGGCCGCCTGGACGGAAACGGCCCGGCGGGCGAACATCTCGTTCCTTGGGCGTGATCCGGACCGCCGCCATTACGCCCGCTACCGCCTGCGCTGCGGTCATGAGACAACGCGCCAAGTCGGGTTGATCGAACGCGTGGCGCGCGGCGAGACGGGGCTGCGCTGCGCGACCTGCCTCACCGCCCGGCGTGCCGCGACCGCAGGCATCCGGGGATGGACGCTTCTCGGCCCCGCAGACGAGCGCGGCCCGAACTACCGGCGCTACCGACACGAGTGCGGCCACGAGCAGGAGATCGCAGTGATCAACTTAGAGAACGCGCGCGTCGGCTGCGCGGCCTGTAACCCGGGCTGGTGCGCTGCGCCCAGCTGGATCTATCTTATCCGGATCGCTCTCCCGGATAGTCGCCGCTGGATCAAACTGGGCTATTCGCGATATCCTGATTCCAGGATCTTTCAGGCATTGCCGCGGGACAGGCGGGTGCAGATCGAGATCGTGACCCTGGTTCCGACGCCCACCGGACATGATGCGGTGCGCGAGGAAACCCGGATGCACTCCGATCTCCGGAAGGCCTTTCCGGAGACGGTGATCCCGACGGAGACGTTCGCGCCGTGGCTGACCGTCCGGTCCGAGGTTTACGAGGCGCATCTCGAACCGGAGATCCGAAGCCGCCTTGAGGCATTGGCCGCGCGGAAAAAACCCGCCTGA
- a CDS encoding glycosyltransferase, producing the protein MTPDIVIAVPMRNEARSVPRLLRSLGRAARRVEGRVTVLALANDCEDGTADALRRAAIPFLDVVIEELRLPPDLSSAGYARRLCMDHAAALAPEGVMLTTDADAVVTPGWIAAALTALDNGADLVCGTIAVCRHAIPPSVSNDRIVRAERAYADLLHEVRYRLDLRAGRQPPTGRPHYMESGAALALRTRTYHALGGLPHVSTSEDRALVHRAGEVGLRVTYCPQMRTFVSARMDGRAEDGMAACLRTRMTVADPPADQSMLSVATLADLWAASLSDPTRPFPDRSHPFGARLRASDLERMLPELQRFVTEVVHAGIDHAA; encoded by the coding sequence ATGACACCTGATATCGTCATTGCCGTTCCGATGCGGAACGAAGCGCGGTCCGTGCCGCGTCTGTTGCGCAGCCTTGGCCGCGCGGCACGGCGGGTGGAGGGACGTGTCACCGTTCTTGCCCTTGCCAACGATTGCGAGGACGGCACCGCCGACGCCCTACGCCGCGCGGCGATCCCTTTTTTGGATGTGGTTATCGAAGAACTCCGTCTGCCCCCCGACCTGAGTTCGGCGGGCTATGCCCGTCGTCTGTGTATGGACCATGCCGCCGCTCTGGCACCGGAAGGCGTGATGCTGACCACCGATGCCGATGCCGTCGTCACGCCTGGGTGGATTGCCGCCGCCCTGACCGCGTTGGACAACGGCGCCGATCTGGTCTGCGGCACGATTGCCGTTTGCCGCCACGCCATTCCCCCGTCCGTATCAAACGACCGGATCGTGCGGGCGGAGCGTGCCTATGCCGACCTGCTGCACGAAGTGCGGTATCGTCTGGACCTGCGCGCGGGACGTCAGCCCCCGACTGGACGGCCGCATTACATGGAATCAGGCGCGGCTTTGGCCTTGCGCACCCGCACCTATCACGCCTTGGGCGGTCTGCCGCATGTATCCACAAGCGAGGATCGCGCTTTGGTCCATCGCGCCGGTGAGGTCGGCCTGCGCGTCACATATTGCCCGCAAATGCGGACCTTCGTGTCGGCGCGGATGGACGGGCGGGCGGAAGACGGTATGGCCGCCTGCCTGCGCACCCGCATGACCGTGGCCGATCCACCCGCCGACCAGTCTATGCTGTCCGTCGCCACCTTGGCCGACCTGTGGGCGGCGAGCCTGTCCGACCCCACCCGCCCCTTTCCCGACCGCAGCCATCCGTTCGGGGCGCGGCTGCGTGCATCCGATCTGGAACGCATGTTGCCCGAATTGCAGCGTTTCGTGACCGAGGTTGTCCATGCCGGAATCGATCATGCCGCATAG